One stretch of Cohnella algarum DNA includes these proteins:
- a CDS encoding Fic family protein — MFKTIDQKKQKLDSKRPLPVHTLNSIREHLIVNWTYNSNAIEGNTLTLSETKVALEGITVGGKTIKEHLEAINHKEAILYVEELVRSNEPFSEWQIKSIHGLILKGIMDDQAGVYRKQNVLISGAKHIPPDFSHVPFLMEQLAHWMVSQSKSLHAIERAARLHSEFVKIHPFVDGNGRTARLLLNFELMKNGYPPIVIEKENRLEYYSALDEAHTSGNPENFVAFISQKVDQTFDWYLNLL; from the coding sequence ATGTTTAAAACAATCGACCAAAAAAAACAAAAACTCGATTCCAAACGCCCTCTTCCCGTACATACGCTTAACAGTATCCGAGAGCATTTAATTGTAAATTGGACCTACAATTCAAATGCAATCGAAGGCAACACCCTGACTCTATCCGAAACCAAAGTCGCTCTTGAGGGTATAACGGTCGGCGGAAAAACGATCAAAGAACACCTCGAGGCCATCAACCACAAAGAAGCGATTCTCTATGTCGAAGAACTGGTTAGAAGCAACGAACCTTTCTCGGAATGGCAAATCAAAAGCATTCACGGCTTAATTCTAAAAGGCATCATGGATGATCAGGCCGGCGTTTACCGGAAACAAAATGTACTGATCAGCGGTGCAAAGCACATTCCGCCGGACTTTAGTCATGTCCCTTTTTTGATGGAGCAGTTGGCTCATTGGATGGTTTCGCAAAGCAAGTCCTTGCACGCTATTGAAAGAGCGGCCAGACTTCATAGTGAGTTTGTAAAAATTCATCCTTTTGTTGACGGGAACGGGAGAACGGCACGGCTGCTTTTAAATTTTGAACTGATGAAAAACGGATATCCCCCAATTGTCATTGAAAAGGAAAATCGTTTGGAGTACTATTCCGCTCTCGATGAAGCCCATACATCCGGAAATCCGGAAAATTTTGTCGCATTCATTTCGCAAAAAGTCGATCAAACCTTTGATTGGTACCTAAATCTACTCTGA
- the hepT gene encoding type VII toxin-antitoxin system HepT family RNase toxin, whose amino-acid sequence MWTTINRCIARIQEEYAGDPANLGNMTKQDSIILNLQRACEACIDLAMHTVAEKKLGLPQTSKEAFDFLLREQVISEELCNNLKAMVGFRNIEVRIVQAIIEKHLNDFPAFADRIRVYMAKSSEPDGA is encoded by the coding sequence ATGTGGACTACCATTAACCGGTGCATCGCCCGAATTCAAGAAGAATATGCAGGAGACCCGGCCAACCTCGGGAATATGACCAAGCAGGACTCGATCATTCTGAATTTGCAACGAGCCTGCGAGGCATGTATCGATCTGGCCATGCACACGGTGGCGGAAAAAAAGCTCGGATTGCCTCAAACGAGCAAGGAGGCATTTGATTTTTTGCTGCGGGAGCAAGTGATCTCGGAAGAACTGTGCAACAACCTGAAAGCGATGGTCGGTTTTCGCAACATTGAGGTCAGAATTGTTCAGGCGATCATTGAGAAGCATTTGAACGACTTTCCGGCGTTTGCGGACAGGATCCGGGTATACATGGCAAAAAGTTCGGAGCCGGACGGGGCATAA
- the tnpC gene encoding IS66 family transposase, translating to MENRAESPQIEELRQQNAKLEQQNIELSAKLKWYEEQFRLAQQKRFGTSSEKTNPDQMELNLFNEAEVLATPAGQEPPTEKITYERRKQTGKREDDFSDLPVETVVYKLEEGERSCACCGGSLHEMTTEMRSEIALVPPQVKVMRHIRQVYACRHCERHEIQTPIVTAPMPRPVYPGSLASPSSMAYVMTQKYVDGLPLYRQEQQFARLGYTLSRQTMANWMMYGAEQWLSPLFAAMKAYLLRQEVLHADETTLQVLREEGKSAEATSYLWLYRTGRDVPPAILYEYQRTRGGEHPRNFLSGFKGYLHVDGYPGYHKVADVKLVGCWAHARRKYDEALKAGPPEMRKLGTVAGQGLAYCNQLYAIERDLAEVSAEERQAKRQEQSLPVLNAYHGWLKEQRSKTLPKSLSGQAIAYSLNQWDKLTAFLSDGRLELDNNRSERSIKPFVIGRKNWLFANTPRGAKASAVIYSVIESAKENGLHPFNYLKYLFEQLPQISGPLDADALEPFMPWSHELPAECRLSKK from the coding sequence ATGGAAAATCGAGCGGAATCGCCTCAGATCGAAGAGCTTCGGCAACAAAATGCGAAGCTGGAACAACAAAATATCGAGCTATCGGCCAAGCTCAAGTGGTACGAGGAACAGTTCCGTCTGGCGCAGCAAAAGCGCTTCGGCACTTCCAGCGAGAAGACGAATCCGGACCAGATGGAGCTGAATCTGTTCAACGAAGCCGAAGTGCTGGCCACACCAGCCGGACAAGAGCCACCTACAGAGAAGATCACGTACGAGCGCCGCAAACAGACGGGCAAGCGTGAAGACGACTTCTCCGACCTGCCGGTAGAGACCGTCGTGTACAAACTCGAGGAAGGCGAACGGTCCTGTGCTTGCTGCGGCGGCTCGCTGCATGAGATGACGACTGAGATGCGCAGCGAGATCGCGCTGGTGCCCCCGCAGGTCAAGGTCATGCGGCATATTCGTCAAGTCTATGCTTGCCGCCACTGCGAGCGTCATGAGATCCAGACACCCATCGTCACGGCGCCCATGCCGAGGCCCGTCTATCCCGGAAGCTTGGCTTCGCCGTCCAGCATGGCCTACGTCATGACGCAGAAATATGTGGATGGCTTGCCCCTGTACCGGCAAGAGCAGCAGTTCGCGCGTCTTGGCTATACGTTGTCTCGCCAGACGATGGCGAACTGGATGATGTATGGTGCGGAGCAATGGCTGTCTCCGCTGTTTGCTGCCATGAAGGCGTATCTGCTGCGGCAAGAAGTGCTGCATGCCGACGAGACGACGCTTCAGGTGCTGCGCGAAGAAGGCAAGTCCGCGGAAGCGACGTCCTACCTGTGGCTATATCGGACCGGACGTGATGTGCCGCCGGCAATACTCTACGAATACCAACGGACGCGGGGCGGCGAACATCCGCGCAACTTCCTGTCCGGATTCAAAGGCTATTTGCATGTGGATGGGTACCCTGGGTACCACAAGGTGGCAGACGTGAAGCTCGTCGGTTGTTGGGCACATGCCCGGCGCAAGTACGACGAGGCGCTGAAGGCAGGGCCGCCGGAGATGAGGAAGCTGGGAACCGTTGCAGGACAGGGCCTGGCTTACTGTAACCAGCTGTATGCGATTGAACGGGACCTTGCCGAAGTCTCCGCTGAAGAGCGACAGGCGAAGAGGCAGGAGCAAAGCCTGCCGGTGCTTAACGCCTATCATGGATGGCTGAAGGAGCAACGGTCCAAAACCTTGCCGAAGAGCCTGTCCGGTCAAGCGATCGCCTACAGCTTGAATCAGTGGGATAAGCTTACTGCGTTCCTGTCAGATGGGCGGCTGGAGCTCGACAACAATCGGAGCGAGCGGTCGATCAAACCGTTCGTGATCGGGCGCAAAAACTGGCTGTTCGCCAACACGCCTCGCGGCGCGAAGGCTAGCGCGGTAATCTACAGCGTGATCGAATCGGCCAAGGAGAATGGTCTGCACCCGTTCAACTACTTAAAGTACCTCTTCGAGCAGTTGCCGCAAATCTCTGGACCGCTCGATGCCGACGCGCTCGAACCCTTCATGCCATGGTCGCACGAGCTACCGGCTGAGTGCCGATTAAGTAAAAAGTAA